The sequence below is a genomic window from Setaria italica strain Yugu1 chromosome IV, Setaria_italica_v2.0, whole genome shotgun sequence.
CGTGCCACACAATGACCTCGAGTGGCTCCCCTGCACTAGGATTTGCACCAACACTGATGAATAGGAAGTTGAACTCACCACCACCCCTGCTCGACCTCGCCTCCACATAATGCACGGGTCAGGACGGTCTTGAAGGGGGACGAGGAGCTCGGGCGAAGCACCAGTGATGGAGCACAGGTAGAGAGCCCTCCATCCCCTAAATTTTGGGCGAGCTGCTGACCCTCGCCACGGGCGAGCCTTGTGCCCTAGCGGTGTCACAAGTAGGGCAACCGCTGGTTGAGGGCTCAACCCGTTAGAAAGGGTTGAGAGTGGCAAGGGGGATCCTAGCACGCTTTCATAAGAGTTTTATGAGTATTAAATTTCATGCcgcatcagcaattttgctgacttgatAAGCTCATTATGAAGAGAGATGAGGGAGAGTTTCATCAAATGAAAGATGAATTTTATCATTATGACACTCACCTAAGTTTTTGTGCAATTAGACTAGCCTAATGGCCATGCCACCCGTTGAAACCCAATCCTAGGTTTGCGACAACTATTTCAATACCACTGATTTTTAATCCCAAGACATTAATGTATGTATGTCTTAGCAATGAATTACTAGATTGGAGGTTACTCATAGTGGTTTAATATAAGGTTAGCACAGTTACTAAGGTTGAGAACATGATAACTGTGTCTACAGAATTTCATGGTAATGAAATTCttctcacatatgatgaaacttctTCTCCTATTTCGCATTTAACAATGGCGATTAAACAAATGATGGATATTGGTTTTACAATGACGCGCATTTAACAATGGTGATTAAACAGATGATGGATGTTGATTTTACAATGACGATTAAACAAATGATGGATATTGGTTTTAACGATGTCATAACGAAATTTGAAGTTTATCGTAGTGGCATACGAAGAATTACTCCCATTAACCACTGCAAATGCTGGCGTCCCTTAGATCTAAGGATGAACGGCCGCGATGCAAGCAAACCCCATATGACCACACCCGAACTGACGAGCCTCCTAGAACgctcgccccgcgccgccggcgtccaccACCAGACAGAGCAGTCGAaaaaccctcgccgccgcgccgcctcgtcgTCTCCGCCGCAGATCTCCCACCAGAAAGCCCCAATCTCCCCGCAACCCCGAAGCTCCCCGCCATGTCGGCGATGCTGGTAGGCAGCAAGGCCGCGGGCTCTTCTTCCGCCATTCCGCAGTCTCGTTCTCACTGACGCTCGTTCGTCTCGTTTCCCGATTCCGCAGCAACCGCAGGTCATCCTGCTCAAGGAGGGCACGGACACGTCGCAGGGGAAGGCGCAGATGGTGAGCAACATCAACGCGTGCACGGCGGTGGTGGACACGGTGCGCACCACGCTGGGACCCCGCGGCATGGACAAGCTCATCCACGACGACAAGGGCGGCGTCACCATCTCCAACGACGGCGCCACCATCATGCGCCTCCTCGACATCGTCCACCCCGCCGCCAATATCCTCGTCGACATCGCCAGGTCGCAGGACTCCGAGGTGAGCTCACCGAAGAGATTTGCTCTAACTTGCTCGAGTGTGCGCTTGGCCTGTTGTGATGTATGAGCTTGTTCCGTGCATTTTATAAGAATGCTCCACTTCGCAATGAGCTGAGGGACGAGATTCCATTCTATTATCAATGTGCCATAAATGCGCTGAAATGAAGTTTGCATTTCCTTCTGGATCTTTTGGATTGTCTTTCTTACAGATCAGTTCTACAGTATAACGCCCATGATGTATCGACTATTGCAAATTGTTAGATCAACTTTCTGAGCATAAAAGGTTCCATTTATTTTGTCCAATGCTTACCTTTATACATTGTCCAGAAAATCATTCCTCAATAAACAGCATACCAGTCTTGTTTGTATTTTGTCAGGATGTACTTTACGTTTTCCTCTGTGCTCTAGAGTGATTAGGCCAATATTTGTGTTCCCTGCTATTTGAGTGAGCTGCCAGTTTTAGCCTGCCATTTCTTGTATCTTGATCGGTTTAATCCCCTAGATTTGTTTGCAACCTTCAATGTGCTGTAGCTGTGCAGTAATCTGGACAAATAAAATTCTGTTTTCCTCAGGTTGGTGATGGGACTACTACTGTGGTGCTTCTAGCTGGTGAATTTTTAAAGGAGGCAAAGCCTTATATTGAGGACGGTGTACACCCTCACAGTCTAATTCGCAGTTATAGGACTGCTGGCCATTTGGTTAGTGCATTTACGAGTCTTCTATTCTTTGAACATCTTTGCATTGAGTGCCTTGCCAATTTTTAAATTTAACTTTTTAATCCACACGAGTTTCTCATCAGGCGACTGAGAAAGTTAAAGAGCTGGCGGTTAGCATAGAAGGGAAAAgccttgaagaaaagaaaatactgTTAGCCAAATGCGCTGCAACAACGCTCTCATCGAAGTTAATAGGCGGCGAGAAAGAGTTCTTTGCTTCTATGGTTGTTGATGCTGTGCTTGCTATTGGAAATGATGACAGGCTTAACATGATTGGAATAAAAAAGGTAATTTCTTAATATCTTTGTACCAGAATCGTCATGTTAATCCTTGATGTTGATATATATTGGTTGCTACTGATACGAAACTGGgtctttatttctttttatgcTTAGCTGCTAAATTTCATTCTAATCAAGGTGTTCTTGTATTTGAACTGTTATTAGGTTCCTGGAGGTACTATGAGAGATTCTTTCCTTGTTAATGGTGTTGCCTTCAAAAAGACGTTTTCATATGCTGGGTTTGAGCAACAGCCAAAGAAATTCTTGAATCCAAAGATTCTTTTGCTCAACATTGAGCTTGAGCTGAAATCTGAGAAAGAAAATGCAGAGATTAGGTATGCTAATCAAATCTAAATACAGTTACAGTGTTGACTTGATTTGTACTTGTATTTTACATGCCCTCCGTTGTCTGTTTGTTTCTCACTGCACTCTGATTTTACTATAGATTGTCAGACCCTCTGCAATACCAGTCAATTGTTGACGCTGAGTGGAACATTATTTATGATAAATTGGATAAATGTGTAAAAAGTGGGGCAAAAATAGTGCTTTCTCGGTTGGCAATTGGTGATCTCGCAACACAAGTATGTACTATCAGTCTATCACTGCAGTCTTTTTTTTTGCTCTAACTTGCATAGTTTAATGCTGTAGGCTTGGCTTAATGAATCTTCTTTATGCAGTATTTCGCAGATCGTGACATTTTCTGTGCTGGCCGTGTTACGGAAGAGGATTTACAGCGTGTTGCAGCAGCAACCGGTGGATTCGTTCAGACATCTGTGAACAATGTCATCGACGAGGTATATGCTCAAGTGGTTGTTTTTGGTATATAGATGGATATTGAGCTGTATTTTGAGTTCTGTGTTTTGCTGTCGGTTATTATGCAGTAAACATAAGCTGCCCTGAACTTATCTGCTCCTTTTTGTTGAAAAAGGTTCTTGGTTCCTGTGAAGTATTCGAGGAAAGGCAAGTGGGAAATGAACGGTTTAACATATTCAGTGGCTGTCCTTCTGGTCAAACAGCAACCATAGTCCTTCGGGGTGGTGCAGATCAGGTCCTTAACTGCTACAATGATTTGTCAAGTCTGAAGATTAATCATAACCATACTAATTCTGTTTTTAATGCTAATATGCTATATAGTTCATTGAGGAAGCTGAAAGAAGTCTCCATGATGCCATCATGATTGTTAGGAGAGCGCTTAAGAATTCAACAGTTGTGCCTGGTGGTGGTGCGATTGATGTATGTATCATCAACTTAAGCTAAGTGGTGTGATATTTTACAAATATTGGTATCCTAACCTGTTTCCTTTTATATTAGATGGAAGTAAGCAAGTATCTCAGGCAGCATGCACGGACCATAGCCGGGAAGTCTCAGTTTTTTGTTAATTCATTCGCTAAAGCACTTGAGGTATATCTTCCTGGCTTGTTCTTTTCCATGCAATGCATATTCTCCTTTTATTTTGTAATCATGCTTGATTGAGGAGCTTTTAAGATGTCTCCTCAAGGGTTGCTCAGATTTTAGAGCTCAAACTACTTAACCCtcacagttcaagattcatgtAACTTGAAATGTGTGACCTCTGTGACCTTTGTTTGATTGGTAGAAGTGCAACATTATAATTCACGTATATCAATAGTTTGTGCCAGTCACATCGTCTGGAAACGTCCTTGACCTTTAATAGGCTGCTGTTGGTTGAACTTTCTCTGAAATGAAGGAAATATGCTTGTTTATGTTTTGTTGAAGCACTATAGTTTGTGAATAACATTAGAATGACGTAGTTATACTTTTGAGTCACTCAGTTTTGTTTGGTGTTTGTTAAGTTCTTATATATATCACAGTTTTCAAATACATAGAATGCTAGTTCCTTAGTTGAAATAAATCTTCGTGCAGGTTATTCCGAGACAACTTTGTGACAATGCTGGATTTGATGCAACTGATGTGCTAAATAAGCTCAGACAGAAGCATGCATCTGGTTGGTTAAACTTTGTCTTTGTTTCAATACTTTAGCTTCCCCGCAATTTCGGAACTTCTTCATGAACTCAGAAACTATTATTTTTCTGAACTTTGTGTTCACTTTTAACAGGTGAAGGTGCTAACTATGGTGTGGACATCAACACTGGTGGAATTGCTGATTCTTTTGCTAACTTTGTGTGGGAACCTGCAGTAGTGAAGGTATATGTGCTTTGCATGTTACTTCTCAGCCTTCTCACATTCTAGTTCTAACATTGCTGGCATCAAAAATTATTTTCCAGATCAATGCTATAAATGCTGCAACTGAAGCTGCTTGTCTTATTCTCAGCGTGGATGAGACTGTTAAAAACCCCAAGGTAAGGAAATGTACAGAATGCATGATATTGGTCTTACTAAGAATGGGCAAATGTTTTTCAATTTCTATATCATCCACTACCAACACATTTTAGTGGGAACATTGTAGTCGTAATCTTTTTTCCATATGTAAtttgaagaaacaaagaaagacaGACTCAAAATTCCTTTGCTTGGGGGATTGGAGAGCGTTAGTGATATTTCCTGTTTTTAAATGTTTGGTGTCCTCCTTTTAGGCACTGTAATGTAAGTACACTTCAGTATGGTAATAGTTAATTTAACGATGAAAGAACTGTAAGTCTGTCGCATCATTTTATAGTTGCCAGGACCTGCACATAATTTTTGCAACCATGCTGTTTTTTATTATTCTGCTACACAAATAAAAAGGATGAACCCAGTGCTGAATGCTGCTACACATATGCTCGTGTTTAGTAATTTGCAACTTCGGGATGCTTGAGTGTTCTTTTTCTCCAGTTAAAGTTTATGGAAAAGTTTGTTCCAGACAAAACATTCCTGCTTACCTTAATGTTGTATTAGTTTTTATCATATTGTTTCTCTACATATTGGTGGTACTAGAACCATtgtttatattatttttatactaCATATCCTTGTGCTAGAAGCTGTTTGAGCCAATCACACATCAATTTCGCAATATTAAGATTTTTTTGCAAGCTGCTTCTCTGCATATTGTTGCTACAACGAATTTCAAATAATCTAATTGGGTTGTCATCTATGCTCTAGTCTGAAAGTGCACAAGGTGATGCTGCTGCTATGGGTGGTCGGGGCCGTGGTGGAGCTGCAATGCGTGGCCGTGGTGGAAGGGGTATGAGGCGGCGATAATCAATCGATACCACATAGTATCTTTGGGTCACTTGAGTGGGTCAAATTTTGGAGCTGGGCCCTTCCTCTTCCTATATCCATGCTCTCCCTGCGTGGTGTTGTTTGTGAGCTCTATGATTTCCTAGATGTGCTAATTGGAACAGCAAATGGATTGCAAATATTGCTGTTATGTAAACATTACAGGCAGACAATTGGGAGCTTTTGGCCCCATCTTGTTCGTTTCCTGCGTAGCACTCGGTAGTGTCGTCTTGTGAACCAGATTTATGTGCTGAGATTGTTCAATATTATTTGTTCATTGTGCGGGtttcatctcatctcatctcaagTTGGTGAGATCATTCAGCACACACTTCTGTGCGTTGTTCGTCATTCACAATATGCCTGGTTTTGCATAGGCCAATTTCCGACGGCTGAAACCAAAATTGTTTCGTGGAGATGTATTGACCGATTGAACAAAAGGTAGAGATAAAACTGTAAATGAAAAGATGGGGCGTCAAATGCACCACTAAACTACTGGTCCACATACTTAGACAACCGAATTATCTGAACAGAACTGTAAACAGTAAGCCCGAAGTATGCAGTGCTGATCAAGCAGAAGCAGCCATTGACAAAGTACATGAACTTCTTAATGCCATGCCTACAGTGGAGTAATGTGAACGAATGATTAGGTCATTCAGAATTCGGAAAGAATATGTTTGGTGAAACTGAAAGCACCACTATACCTTGAGCAATCACATTCTCGGTCTGCTGGAAGAGGCTTTTCGTTCCCTGGGGCACTGGGATCTTTCTTGGATGGATTCATCTGCAGTTAGATACAGTAGTTCAGATTCTTTCTTCTCAGTGTAAGATTTGTGGGGCTTAACAAGAGCATCATGCTCGACTAAGCATCTCAACTAAACAAGATACAAAAGAGGCAACTCGATtgtttcgttttcttttcaAGTGAAAAAAATGTAATTAAACACCTTATATTCTAGTTGATTATTAGAAGGGGTTAAACTAATTACGAAGGCATCTTCCCAATTGCTTAAAGAAAGCGTGCAAAGAAATACGCCAACCTTTAGTAACAGGAAACCGTTACTATTtagaattttgagttgaatcGATCCGATTTAATACTGAcatttataactaattcataaaAGAGTAACAAACTTGGGCATGCTATTTCAAATATAGTCACATTATAAAAAACCAACATTGCAAGGAAGAAAAGATTTGTTCTAACAACATGTTAAAAAACTTAGTGACAACTGTATCCGCTCaaataattgtataaattaaACAATCAATTATTTAGGAAAGGTTTAGAAATATGAGTGGAACACTATACCCTGGTATTTTCAGTGGGAAGGCCTGAGCTGATGTTCCTTCTTCCAACAGCAGAATCAGAACCTGCCTGGACCTGAATGGACAAATAACGTGCTAAAAAAATCAGGAAAACTGGTTCCTCTGTTAAGGAGGGAAATCTTCTGGTGCTCAAAAAAATAACTATCCCATGACAAGTAAATCGCAGAGGTCAATTGATGTGTATATCATGTTGAACTGCAAAAACTTGGTCCTGAAATTTCGTTTCTGAATGAACTAATAATCCATGCAGCACATAGATATATTTCGAGGAACAAAGAAAAGACTCACAAGAACATAATGTATATTACAACTTTAGTAGATAATGCTAGAAAAATCTTGACAGGAATAGAAACAGCACGGATAAGCTTTTTAATGGCAACGTCAAAAAAGTATTACCTTTGAGGATGAGCTGAAACTATAGGTAGCATTGGCTCTAGGCTTATCGTACAGTAGATTCTTGGTTCTTGGTGGGCAGCCAAAGACGGAGCTCTCCTATACCTGAAGAGGAGGAACCCATTGAATCTAGCGTTAGAAAAGAGTTGACGACATTACACCTGAACCCAAGCAGAGTCAAATCGCCTACCAACTTAGCCAtcttaagcctaattaatccatcattagcaaatatttactgtagcaacacattgtcaaatcatgaactaattaggcttaatagattcgtctcgccgtttagattcgtcttatgtaatgagttttgtaaatagtctacatttaatactcctaattagtatctaaatattcgatgtgacgggtgctaaaaataagtcagtggaagaaaacggggccgtAGTGTCGTGCAAGGGCTCTCGGCTCTTCACGTACCCGCATATTCTTGTGAGTATCATACTCAAAGACGGGCTCTTGTGGTCGTCCTACATAGCTAGTATAGCTATACGCCTATACGACAGCAGACGCGTAAAAAGCAAGGACTCCGCGTGTTAACAAAAAGACCGGTAAGGACTCCGTCCTAGGACCGATAAGCGACAGCAGCCGTCCTTCTAGCGCGGAAACCAGAGACCAATGCCGTCtcgccaaagaaaaaaaaaatcacgcaGCAAGAGCTCCTTTACTTTTCCTATATAAGCGGTGGCGAGGTCACAGTCCAAATATCCAAATCTTAGCACAGCTTGGATAGATTCCGTGCAAACCGTAGTAGCTTCTCGAGGCGAAATGTTGTACGCATTCAATATTTCAATTTACTCAAATGAACTCAGACGAACATCGAGACAAAGTACACAAGAAATCGACGTACTTTTTGGTTTTTTTGCTTGTCACAGAACACAAGAAAAGCATTGCAAGTCTTAACCCATGTtcacctttttttaaaaaaaaataatcggATGAACACATGTACACTCGATGAATCCATTCTGCCTCACTTTCTGTGTGCATAGAACTAAAAAGTTTCAAGAAAAACAATCTGGGAACATCCTTACAAACAAAATCATTTTCAGATACGATCATGGATTGGATAcaaggagaaaaaaaacaacatgaaTCGCCGACCGCCTTGAAGCCGAGGATGTAGATGTATTGGCCTCCAGTCCTCCACTGCTACTCCAAATCTCCAATACTGCAGTACTTCTCTGTGCTCTGACGTCCGAACAGGAGGAAGATGCAGTACGTTCGTTTGACCTGCTAAATAAAGCCCACCGGACAGGCGGACAGCAATACAAGCTCGCTAGTCATCTTATCTTCGGCAGCGAAGTGGAGAGGCGGTCTCTTCCACCTGCTCCCATAAATAAAATTATCATGCAGTAGATAAAGGAATTTCAGCTCACATAATTGGGTGTGATATTTTAAAGGGAGCAGAGATCATTGTAGTGTTATCATGTGGTAACTTTCACactcttccatacaaaatatcTTAACTCTAGAACTCTCCTCATCCTTAtgtagtttcttatatttctcatgctaaaatatctagtgAAGTATGACAACTATATCTCATACATTTTAGAACCTTCTTACCTTAAGAATTATTAGATCTGAACCGGCCACCAAACATGATTGATCTTAGCGTCTTTACATCAAGAGCCAAATTCCACAAAAGGTTGTCACGGAGGGTAACAAGTACAGACACAATTTTTAGGC
It includes:
- the LOC101761366 gene encoding T-complex protein 1 subunit eta — translated: MSAMLQPQVILLKEGTDTSQGKAQMVSNINACTAVVDTVRTTLGPRGMDKLIHDDKGGVTISNDGATIMRLLDIVHPAANILVDIARSQDSEVGDGTTTVVLLAGEFLKEAKPYIEDGVHPHSLIRSYRTAGHLATEKVKELAVSIEGKSLEEKKILLAKCAATTLSSKLIGGEKEFFASMVVDAVLAIGNDDRLNMIGIKKVPGGTMRDSFLVNGVAFKKTFSYAGFEQQPKKFLNPKILLLNIELELKSEKENAEIRLSDPLQYQSIVDAEWNIIYDKLDKCVKSGAKIVLSRLAIGDLATQYFADRDIFCAGRVTEEDLQRVAAATGGFVQTSVNNVIDEVLGSCEVFEERQVGNERFNIFSGCPSGQTATIVLRGGADQFIEEAERSLHDAIMIVRRALKNSTVVPGGGAIDMEVSKYLRQHARTIAGKSQFFVNSFAKALEVIPRQLCDNAGFDATDVLNKLRQKHASGEGANYGVDINTGGIADSFANFVWEPAVVKINAINAATEAACLILSVDETVKNPKSESAQGDAAAMGGRGRGGAAMRGRGGRGMRRR